A portion of the Archocentrus centrarchus isolate MPI-CPG fArcCen1 chromosome 19, fArcCen1, whole genome shotgun sequence genome contains these proteins:
- the LOC115798256 gene encoding plexin domain-containing protein 1-like isoform X1: MGLCAVLLICLSQAELGRVWAQEHEDARSGTALRTAGDPSSFHRTRRDQQTPHKHREERNTQAEGGGGVDISPLPDNMTRIVEDSQRYYRWQSFGPTDRQTANLWVDMNNQHKSQVRIHGILSNTHRQAARVALSFDFPFYGHDLRQIIIATGGFIYMGEITHRMLTATQYIAPLMANFDPSFSKNSTVKYSDNGNLFVVQWDKVRLKDREAAGPFTFQAVLHKNGTIVFNYRDIPLPVEEINSTEHPLKVGLSDAFMGYLPASQLSADTKQRTIYEYHRVEIDTTKIVSGSAFEFTPLPTCLQHTSCDLCLTSNLTTSCGWCNTLQRCSDGIDRHRQEWLDYNCPEEAKGTCEDYNTVLPEASVSSFNHSSPGPTLSSAVLEEQPVTRDIQTNTPNNVMTENTAIIAGVVAALVLLVALTLLAVYYINTHPTVAPPFYLMQRRTNNYWPSMKFRNQGCHSSYAEVELGGHEKEGFIEAEHCC, translated from the exons ATGGGGCTTTGTGCTGTTCTCCTTATCTGTCTCTCCCAGGCTGAGCTAGGCAGAGTCTGGGCTCAAGAGCATGAAG ATGCACGGAGTGGGACTGCTTTGCGGACAGCAGGAGATCCGTCCAGTTTTCACAGAACCAGGAGAGACCAGCAgaccccacacaaacacagagaagagCGCAACACACAGGctgaaggaggagggggggttgATATCAGTCCTCTGCCTGACAACATGACTCGCATAGTG GAGGACTCCCAGAGGTACTACAGATGGCAGAGTTTTGGtccaacagacagacagactgcaaACTTGTGGGTAGACATGAACAACCAGCACAAGAGCCAAGTCAGAATCCACGGCATACTCTCCAACACACACCGGCAGGCAGCG AGGGTGGCGCTCTCCTTTGATTTCCCTTTCTATGGCCACGACTTGAGACAAATTATTATAGCAACTGGAG GGTTCATCTACATGGGTGAAATAACTCACCGAATGCTAACCGCCACCCAGTACATTGCTCCTCTCATGGCCAACTTTGACCCCAGCTTTTCCAAAAATTCAACAGTGAAGTATTCAGACAATG GTAATCTATTTGTGGTGCAGTGGGACAAAGTGCGGTTAAAGGACCGAGAGGCCGCAGGGCCTTTTACTTTCCAGGCAGTGCTCCACAAAAATGGAACAATTGTTTTCAACTACAGAGAC ATCCCTTTACCAGTGGAGGAAATAAATTCCACTGAACATCCACTGAAAGTTGGACTGTCTGACGCTTTCATGGGATACCTCCCTGCATCGCAGCTGTCAG CAGATACAAAGCAGCGTACTATCTATGAATATCATCGAGTTGAGATTGACACCACAAAGATTGTGAGTGGATCAGCTTTTGAGTTCACACCTCTGCCCA CGTGTCTTCAGCACACATCCTGTGATCTCTGCCTAACATCCAACTTGACAACCAGCTGTGGCTGGTGCAACACGCTTCAACG ATGTTCTGATGGCATAGACCGACACAGACAAGAGTGGCTGGACTACAACTGTCCCGAAGAG GCTAAAGGCACTTGTGAGGACTACAACACAGTTCTACCTGAAGCATCTGTGAGCTCCTTTAACCACTCTTCTCCAGGTCcgactctttcttcagcagtGCTTGAAGAACAGCCTGTCACAAGGG ATATACAGACGAACACTCCAAACAACGTGATGACGGAGAACACAGCCATCATCGCAGGCGTCGTGGCTGCACTAGTTCTGCTTGTAGCTCTCACTTTACTGGCTGTTTACTACatcaacacacaccccacagttGCTCCACCGTTCTACCTCATGCAG cgACGCACCAATAACTACTGGCCCTCCATGAAGTTCCGCAATCAGGGCTGTCACTCCAGTTATGCTGAAGTCGAGCTCGGGGGCCACGAAAAGGAAGGTTTCATTGAGGCCGAGCACTGCTGCTAA
- the LOC115798256 gene encoding plexin domain-containing protein 1-like isoform X2, giving the protein MGLCAVLLICLSQAELGRVWAQEHEDARSGTALRTAGDPSSFHRTRRDQQTPHKHREERNTQAEGGGGVDISPLPDNMTRIVEDSQRYYRWQSFGPTDRQTANLWVDMNNQHKSQVRIHGILSNTHRQAARVALSFDFPFYGHDLRQIIIATGGFIYMGEITHRMLTATQYIAPLMANFDPSFSKNSTVKYSDNGNLFVVQWDKVRLKDREAAGPFTFQAVLHKNGTIVFNYRDIPLPVEEINSTEHPLKVGLSDAFMGYLPASQLSDTKQRTIYEYHRVEIDTTKIVSGSAFEFTPLPTCLQHTSCDLCLTSNLTTSCGWCNTLQRCSDGIDRHRQEWLDYNCPEEAKGTCEDYNTVLPEASVSSFNHSSPGPTLSSAVLEEQPVTRDIQTNTPNNVMTENTAIIAGVVAALVLLVALTLLAVYYINTHPTVAPPFYLMQRRTNNYWPSMKFRNQGCHSSYAEVELGGHEKEGFIEAEHCC; this is encoded by the exons ATGGGGCTTTGTGCTGTTCTCCTTATCTGTCTCTCCCAGGCTGAGCTAGGCAGAGTCTGGGCTCAAGAGCATGAAG ATGCACGGAGTGGGACTGCTTTGCGGACAGCAGGAGATCCGTCCAGTTTTCACAGAACCAGGAGAGACCAGCAgaccccacacaaacacagagaagagCGCAACACACAGGctgaaggaggagggggggttgATATCAGTCCTCTGCCTGACAACATGACTCGCATAGTG GAGGACTCCCAGAGGTACTACAGATGGCAGAGTTTTGGtccaacagacagacagactgcaaACTTGTGGGTAGACATGAACAACCAGCACAAGAGCCAAGTCAGAATCCACGGCATACTCTCCAACACACACCGGCAGGCAGCG AGGGTGGCGCTCTCCTTTGATTTCCCTTTCTATGGCCACGACTTGAGACAAATTATTATAGCAACTGGAG GGTTCATCTACATGGGTGAAATAACTCACCGAATGCTAACCGCCACCCAGTACATTGCTCCTCTCATGGCCAACTTTGACCCCAGCTTTTCCAAAAATTCAACAGTGAAGTATTCAGACAATG GTAATCTATTTGTGGTGCAGTGGGACAAAGTGCGGTTAAAGGACCGAGAGGCCGCAGGGCCTTTTACTTTCCAGGCAGTGCTCCACAAAAATGGAACAATTGTTTTCAACTACAGAGAC ATCCCTTTACCAGTGGAGGAAATAAATTCCACTGAACATCCACTGAAAGTTGGACTGTCTGACGCTTTCATGGGATACCTCCCTGCATCGCAGCTGTCAG ATACAAAGCAGCGTACTATCTATGAATATCATCGAGTTGAGATTGACACCACAAAGATTGTGAGTGGATCAGCTTTTGAGTTCACACCTCTGCCCA CGTGTCTTCAGCACACATCCTGTGATCTCTGCCTAACATCCAACTTGACAACCAGCTGTGGCTGGTGCAACACGCTTCAACG ATGTTCTGATGGCATAGACCGACACAGACAAGAGTGGCTGGACTACAACTGTCCCGAAGAG GCTAAAGGCACTTGTGAGGACTACAACACAGTTCTACCTGAAGCATCTGTGAGCTCCTTTAACCACTCTTCTCCAGGTCcgactctttcttcagcagtGCTTGAAGAACAGCCTGTCACAAGGG ATATACAGACGAACACTCCAAACAACGTGATGACGGAGAACACAGCCATCATCGCAGGCGTCGTGGCTGCACTAGTTCTGCTTGTAGCTCTCACTTTACTGGCTGTTTACTACatcaacacacaccccacagttGCTCCACCGTTCTACCTCATGCAG cgACGCACCAATAACTACTGGCCCTCCATGAAGTTCCGCAATCAGGGCTGTCACTCCAGTTATGCTGAAGTCGAGCTCGGGGGCCACGAAAAGGAAGGTTTCATTGAGGCCGAGCACTGCTGCTAA
- the LOC115798621 gene encoding LIM and SH3 domain protein 1-like has protein sequence MNPPCGRCNKPVYPTEKINCLDKYWHKGCFSCEVCKMALSMTSYKGFEKKPYCSMHYPKTSFTIVTDTPENLRLKQQSMLNSQALYKEEFEKNKGKGFSVVVDTPEMQRVKKTQDQISNIKYHEEFEKSKIRSDAPPPENRQDYEEQPSSPERFSQPAGQMRTAAVAPHSGGKRYQAMYSYVSAEADEVSLQEGDLILDVEPIDEGWMFGLNQRTGQRGMLPANYVRPV, from the exons ATGAATCCGCCCTGTGGAAGATGCAATAAACCAGTTTATcccacagagaaaataaactgCCTTGATAAG tactGGCACAAAGGTTGTTTCAGCTGTGAGGTCTGCAAGATGGCCTTGAGCATGACGAGCTACAAAGGCTTTGAGAAGAAACCTTACTGCAGTAT gcATTACCCCAAAACCTCGTTCACCATAGTGACCGACACCCCTGAGAATCTGCGTCTCAAACAACAGAGCATGCTCAATAGTCAG GCCCTTTACAAGGAGGAGTTTGAAAAGAACAAGGGGAAAGGTTTCAGCGTGGTGGTCGACACGCCAGAGATGCAGAGAGTGAAGAAGACACAGGACCAGATCAGTAAT ataaaGTACCATGAAGAATTTGAGAAGAGCAAGATTCGAAGTGATGCACCCCCTCCGGAAAATAGACAAG actaTGAGGAGCAGCCATCCAGCCCTGAAAGATTCAGTCAGCCTGCTGGACAAATGCGTACTGCTGCTGTAGCACCACACAGTGGAGGG AAGCGTTACCAGGCCATGTACAGCTACGTGTCAGCTGAAGCCGATGaagtttctctgcaggaaggcGATCTTATCTTAGACGTGGAGCCGATAGACGAGGGGTGGATGTTCGGATTAAACCAGCGCACGGGGCAGCGGGGCATGCTTCCTGCTAACTATGTCCGACCCGTGTGA